In a single window of the Anopheles merus strain MAF unplaced genomic scaffold, AmerM5.1 LNR4000719, whole genome shotgun sequence genome:
- the LOC121602927 gene encoding uncharacterized protein LOC121602927 yields MQFRSSLASLTPGRQVGREFESCAVSEPFGFYCFLFLLLNFYRCFAPFDVTVSSLPFSRPTEPGLCHSECDLAGTIRIVDGVKWVPELLDHNTAEWKKLAREVETELNEVYSKAKNLSKWYKKVRIDSFNKGSVLVDYFVELTDLTRDVNTLEIRKMFHEALVPVPETTTPTTTTISADDYDGEREDEETKAEKQPVQRENLQVQAQRVKEVFQLGKFRVDPVYTDFTVIPKPILAAGPAIEDSLFLPQWAIAVIVIGLASLLFVILFGVTVLINRQKAAKKKAPTPLTADMLNELNKNHMGGIENFGSEDLYNLDDAWDDRMQDVKPKRFSNSMHGSSASNIYDSWRSQRHPENYFYDDYGLKGSHYPPSGHHHRLHDPAFMMHEPPPPVMAMYPPYHHAPPPPNSHHFSNSSRRYYRDYDPNF; encoded by the exons ATGCAATTTCGGTCCAGTTTAGCGTCACTCACGCCAGGTCGCCAAGTGGGTCGCGAGTTTGAGTCTTGCGCCGTCAGCGAACCATTTggcttttattgttttttattcttgttGTTGAACTTTTATCGATGTTTTGCACCATTTGATGTGACCGTTTCCTCCCTTCCTTTTTCTAGACCAACGGAACCGGGCCTGTGCCACTCGGAGTGTGATCTGGCGGGCACGATACGCATCGTGGACGGTGTGAAGTGGGTGCCGGAGCTGCTCGATCACAACACGGCGGAGTGGAAGAAGCTGGCCCGTGAGGTCGAGACGGAGCTGAACGAGGTGTACAGTAAGGCGAAGAATTTGAGCAAGTGGTACAAGAAGGTGCGCATCGACAGCTTCAACAAGGGCAGCGTGCTGGTGGACTACTTCGTTGAGCTGACGGATCTGACGCGCGATGTCAACACGCTCGAGATACGCAAGATGTTCCACGAGGCGCTTGTACCGGTGCCGGAAACGACGACaccgaccaccaccacgatcAGCGCCGATGATTACGACGGTGAGCGGGAGGACGAGGAAACCAAAGCGGAAAAGCAACCGGTCCAGCGGGAGAACCTGCAAGTGCAGGCGCAGCGCGTGAAGGAGGTGTTCCAGCTGGGCAAGTTCAGAGTCGATCCGGTGTATACCGATTTCACAG TTATTCCGAAGCCGATACTTGCTGCTGGTCCAGCGATCGAGGACAGTCTGTTCCTGCCGCAGTGGGCTATTGCTGTGATTGTGATCGGTTTGGCGTCGCTGCTGTTCGTCATCCTGTTCGGCGTCACTGTG CTAATCAACCGCCAAAAAGCAGCCAAAAAGAAGGCACCGACGCCACTCACCGCCGATATGCTGAACGAACTGAACAAAAACCACATGGGAGGCATCGAAAACTTTGGCTCAGAGGATCTGTACAATCTGGACGATGCATGGGATGATCGTATGCAGGATGTGAAGCCAAAG CGTTTCTCGAACTCGATGCATGGTAGCAGCGCTTCCAACATCTACGACAGCTGGCGATCGCAGCGCCACCCAGAGAACTACTTCTATGACGATTACGGTCTGAAGGGCTCGCACTACCCACCGAGCGGCCATCACCATCGGTTACACGATCCGGCCTTCATGATGCATGAGCCGCCGCCACCGGTGATGGCCATGTATCCGCCGTACCATCACGCACCGCCACCACCTAACAGTCATCACTTTAGCAACAGCTCGCGACGGTACTACCGGGACTATGATCCGAACTTCTGA
- the LOC121602928 gene encoding uncharacterized protein LOC121602928 isoform X3, protein MNNTLDCKCENGEPREQLAMSENNTEHMDPHCVTCCNTTDYSVKSLRKLFLLNHLEGPADVQANPAASNIEKLPICTCREHTVERKEKKCSEEKLCETRSVQELRQLYEAKVKSLEQESSNGSIGRYSRPVTARTDDRQDTISMDLPHPEGQIFMYTEPPIRSKPCTRWNVINASIVEVPNGMQITFTVIDENNINLQKETAHYWCSKFG, encoded by the exons ATGAACAACACGCTGGACTGCAAGTGTGAAAACGGTGAGCCCCGGGAACAATTAGCCATGTCCGAGAACAACACCGAACATATGGACCCCCACTGTGTGACCTGTTGCAATACGACAGATTATTCGGTGAAATCATTACGAAAATTGTTCCTCTTGAATCACCTCGAGGGGCCAGCCGATGTACAGGCTAATCCAGCAGCCTCCAACATTGAGAAGCTTCCCATTTGTACGTGCAGAGAACACACAGTGGA aagaaaggaaaagaaatgtTCAGAAGAGAAGCTATGTGAAACACGGTCAGTGCAGGAGCTGAGACAGCTGTACGAGGCGAAGGTGAAATCTCTCGAGCAAGAATCTTCCAACGGATCGATCGGCCGATACTCGAGACCTGTCACCGCTAGAACAGATGATCGACAGGACACCAT CTCCATGGACCTACCGCATCCCGAAGGACAAATCTTCATGTACACCGAACCGCCCATTCGCAGCAAGCCTTGCACCCGGTGGAACGTGATCAATGCCAGCATCGTGGAGGTTCCGAACGGCATGCAAATTACCTTTACGGTGATTGATGAGAACAACATTAATCTGCAGAAAGAAACAGCCCATTACTGGTGTTCAAAATTTGGTTga
- the LOC121602928 gene encoding uncharacterized protein LOC121602928 isoform X2 has product MIHLLNFIAGMNNTLDCKCENGEPREQLAMSENNTEHMDPHCVTCCNTTDYSVKSLRKLFLLNHLEGPADVQANPAASNIEKLPICTCREHTVEKEKKCSEEKLCETRSVQELRQLYEAKVKSLEQESSNGSIGRYSRPVTARTDDRQDTISMDLPHPEGQIFMYTEPPIRSKPCTRWNVINASIVEVPNGMQITFTVIDENNINLQKETAHYWCSKFG; this is encoded by the exons ATGATTcatcttttaaattttatagcTGGCATGAACAACACGCTGGACTGCAAGTGTGAAAACGGTGAGCCCCGGGAACAATTAGCCATGTCCGAGAACAACACCGAACATATGGACCCCCACTGTGTGACCTGTTGCAATACGACAGATTATTCGGTGAAATCATTACGAAAATTGTTCCTCTTGAATCACCTCGAGGGGCCAGCCGATGTACAGGCTAATCCAGCAGCCTCCAACATTGAGAAGCTTCCCATTTGTACGTGCAGAGAACACACAGTGGA aaaggaaaagaaatgtTCAGAAGAGAAGCTATGTGAAACACGGTCAGTGCAGGAGCTGAGACAGCTGTACGAGGCGAAGGTGAAATCTCTCGAGCAAGAATCTTCCAACGGATCGATCGGCCGATACTCGAGACCTGTCACCGCTAGAACAGATGATCGACAGGACACCAT CTCCATGGACCTACCGCATCCCGAAGGACAAATCTTCATGTACACCGAACCGCCCATTCGCAGCAAGCCTTGCACCCGGTGGAACGTGATCAATGCCAGCATCGTGGAGGTTCCGAACGGCATGCAAATTACCTTTACGGTGATTGATGAGAACAACATTAATCTGCAGAAAGAAACAGCCCATTACTGGTGTTCAAAATTTGGTTga
- the LOC121602928 gene encoding uncharacterized protein LOC121602928 isoform X1, protein MIHLLNFIAGMNNTLDCKCENGEPREQLAMSENNTEHMDPHCVTCCNTTDYSVKSLRKLFLLNHLEGPADVQANPAASNIEKLPICTCREHTVERKEKKCSEEKLCETRSVQELRQLYEAKVKSLEQESSNGSIGRYSRPVTARTDDRQDTISMDLPHPEGQIFMYTEPPIRSKPCTRWNVINASIVEVPNGMQITFTVIDENNINLQKETAHYWCSKFG, encoded by the exons ATGATTcatcttttaaattttatagcTGGCATGAACAACACGCTGGACTGCAAGTGTGAAAACGGTGAGCCCCGGGAACAATTAGCCATGTCCGAGAACAACACCGAACATATGGACCCCCACTGTGTGACCTGTTGCAATACGACAGATTATTCGGTGAAATCATTACGAAAATTGTTCCTCTTGAATCACCTCGAGGGGCCAGCCGATGTACAGGCTAATCCAGCAGCCTCCAACATTGAGAAGCTTCCCATTTGTACGTGCAGAGAACACACAGTGGA aagaaaggaaaagaaatgtTCAGAAGAGAAGCTATGTGAAACACGGTCAGTGCAGGAGCTGAGACAGCTGTACGAGGCGAAGGTGAAATCTCTCGAGCAAGAATCTTCCAACGGATCGATCGGCCGATACTCGAGACCTGTCACCGCTAGAACAGATGATCGACAGGACACCAT CTCCATGGACCTACCGCATCCCGAAGGACAAATCTTCATGTACACCGAACCGCCCATTCGCAGCAAGCCTTGCACCCGGTGGAACGTGATCAATGCCAGCATCGTGGAGGTTCCGAACGGCATGCAAATTACCTTTACGGTGATTGATGAGAACAACATTAATCTGCAGAAAGAAACAGCCCATTACTGGTGTTCAAAATTTGGTTga